One segment of Salvelinus alpinus chromosome 1, SLU_Salpinus.1, whole genome shotgun sequence DNA contains the following:
- the sdr42e2 gene encoding putative short-chain dehydrogenase/reductase family 42E member 2 isoform X2 yields MELCGPSMKDIGGSLCQVEQLPYPCVPLPDPGSAGCRIQANRHLHNHHLNHQLQSWVSRPAPDLTSTPTPTSRHRANGVVGAWCSSPECPASRLDEVTDQALRGAGMGTGRVLVTGGAGYFGLRLGRALVSQGVSVVLLDLHKPQWDTPDGTVFHQSDIRDYDSLYKICEGVDCIFHTASYGMSGPEQLRKEQVESVNVGGTNNVINVCVEKGITRLVYTSTINVTFAGKPIEEGDEDSLPCVPLDMHIDHYSRTKSISDQMVLTANGRSLKGGGLLRTCVLRPSGIYGPEERRHLHRVMVNVERRLFSFSFGNRQAKMNWVHVDNLVLAHVLAAESLTPKRNCVASGQAYFINDGESVNLFEWLTPLFEKLGYSRPLIHLPVSLVYSAAILMECLHLALRPIVEIPLLFTRNEFYIAAEH; encoded by the exons ATGGAGTTGTGTGGCCCCAGTATGAAGGACATCGGAGGCTCTCTGTGCCAGGTAGAGCAGCTGCCCTACCCCTGTGTCCCCCTGCCTGACCCAGGCAGTGCTGGGTGCCGTATACAGGCTAATAGACACCTCCACAACCACCACCTCAACCATCAGCTCCAGTCCTGGGTGAGCCGGCCAGCCCCAGACCTAACCTCTACCCCAACTCCAACCTCCCGACACAGGGCCAACGGGGTGGTGGGTGCCTGGTGCAGCAGCCCAGAGTGTCCAGCCTCCCGCCTGGATGAAGTGACTGATCAGGCCTTGAGAGGGGCAGGGATGGGGACAGGCAGGGTGCTGGTGACCGGGGGAGCAGGGTATTTCGGGTTGAGGCTGGGGAGAGCTCTGGTCAGCCAGGGAGTGTCTGTGGTGCTGCTGGATCTTCACAAGCCACAGTGGGATACTCCAGATGGTACTGTCTTCCATCAG AGCGACATCCGGGACTATGATTCTCTGTATAAGATCTGTGAGGGGGTCGACTGTATATTCCACACCGCTTCCTATGGGATGTCAGGCCCAGAACAG CTGAGGAAAGAGCAGGTGGAGTCGGTCAACGTCGGAGGGACGAACAACGTCATTAATG tgtgtgtggagAAGGGCATCACCAGGCTGGTCTACACCAGTACGATCAACGTGACGTTTGCTGGCAAACCCATAGAGGAGGGCGACGAGGACTCATTGCCCTGTGTGCCCCTGGACATG CACATAGACCACTACTCCAGGACCAAATCTATCTCTGACCAGATGGTCCTAACAGCCAATGGACGCTCACTCAAAG GTGGGGGTCTCTTGCGGACCTGTGTCCTGAGACCCTCAGGCATCTACGGGCCAGAAGAGAGACGACACCTACACAGGGTTATG gtGAATGTGGAGCGCCGGTTGTTCAGTTTTAGCTTTGGAAACCGCCAGGCCAAGATGAACTGGGTCCATGTGGACAACCTGGTGTTGGCCCACGTCCTGGCTGCTGAAAGCCTCACACCCAAGAGGAACTGTGTGGCT AGTGGACAGGCCTACTTCATCAACGACGGGGAATCTGTCAACCTGTTTGAATGGTTAACACCACTG tTTGAGAAGCTGGGGTACAGCCGGCCGTTGATACACTTGCCTGTCTCACTGGTCTATTCAGCAG CCATTCTGATGGAATGTTTACACCTGGCTCTGAGGCCAATAGTGGAGATCCCTCTGCTCTTCACCAGAAATGAG ttttacattgcagccgaGCACTGA